The following proteins are encoded in a genomic region of Synechococcus sp. CBW1002:
- a CDS encoding 2-hydroxyacyl-CoA dehydratase, translated as MFDTSKRITRRRSSAGPRPPVRPQRPREGFTGPRSGGLRPTFLALRDHGKVYVADLPRLSDGQLAHVAKEAQEVLESLRRRLEELEGQVSLSEAEQDTRIRASTKRDVTERFIGAIQEEQELRRSNPALRAAAGESLARAFLEVARHRLPGATFDSLLQEALAACGPDGSEESTQSEAPVSVGSPAPLLRRLDGPVVVAAAEERPRALPVVLTPAPEPAEAIG; from the coding sequence ATGTTCGATACCTCCAAACGCATCACCCGGCGACGTAGCTCCGCCGGCCCCAGGCCTCCGGTCCGTCCACAACGCCCCCGCGAAGGATTCACCGGACCTCGCAGCGGCGGCCTGCGGCCCACCTTCCTGGCCCTGCGTGATCACGGCAAGGTCTACGTGGCCGATCTGCCGCGTCTGTCAGACGGCCAGCTGGCCCACGTGGCCAAGGAGGCGCAGGAGGTGCTGGAAAGCCTGCGGCGGCGTCTGGAGGAACTCGAGGGTCAGGTGTCCCTCAGCGAAGCGGAGCAGGACACCCGCATCCGGGCATCCACCAAGCGGGACGTGACCGAACGGTTCATCGGCGCCATTCAGGAGGAGCAGGAACTGCGGCGCAGCAACCCGGCGTTGCGGGCTGCCGCCGGCGAATCCCTGGCCCGTGCCTTCCTGGAAGTGGCACGCCACCGGTTACCTGGTGCCACCTTCGACTCCCTGCTGCAGGAAGCCTTGGCGGCCTGTGGGCCAGACGGTTCCGAGGAGAGCACGCAGAGCGAAGCGCCTGTATCCGTGGGTTCGCCAGCGCCACTGCTGCGACGGCTGGACGGTCCGGTCGTGGTGGCGGCAGCCGAGGAACGCCCGCGCGCCCTGCCGGTGGTCCTTACCCCAGCCCCCGAGCCGGCCGAAGCCATCGGCTGA